One window from the genome of Yarrowia lipolytica chromosome 1B, complete sequence encodes:
- a CDS encoding uncharacterized protein (Compare to YALI0B09625g, similar to Saccharomyces cerevisiae PUT1 (YLR142W); ancestral locus Anc_8.348, weakly similar to uniprot|P09368 Saccharomyces cerevisiae YLR142w PUT1 Proline oxidase mitochondrial precursor (EC 1.5.3.-) (Proline dehydrogenase)), with amino-acid sequence MFRPAYLRRLPTLKASTRLISTSLKSNQPLATNNPPAPLSKADVPQTMQQLGNLPGGSPVTGPGHHNLSTLSPSPFGGDIASAEDRSSDSHEARLLPENHPPMYLSSMKTSDVVALMLTSAATSHPTLIKLCTKLMPYTPNALIKAIVYSLYCGGANHAEVVETGKKLLDRGFGNMMLSYSVEDAEGGDSANALMDSAVDSIIESIDNVLVKYAHESEKKTGKSITGFVALKPTGLMKNATAILRNHDKPEYAEQWKQYLAVCRKICRHAAENGEGKVGIVFDAEKKVLQPGVYAAQRAMMQEFNVNGAVPVIGTIQMYLQDSIIQLQDDISHAAANGYQIGMKLVRGAYIHSEPDRWTTIHRTKEDSDISYNRGVALCLDGIIPDIQSGTHHSAVGKLIVASHNECSMALAAHRLSADLTPEQLESQDKVIFAQLMGMAEDLGEELAHRGYKVLKYVPWGPVNETKDYLVRRMEENGDTLSDGGMTVAFQCATELAKRLVK; translated from the coding sequence ATGTTCCGACCTGCATACTTGCGCCGATTGCCAACCCTAAAGGCCTCCACCCGGCTTATTTCCACCTCGCTCAAGTCCAACCAGCCCCTGGCGACCAACAACCCTCCTGCTCCCCTGTCCAAGGCCGATGTGCCCCAGACcatgcagcagctcggaAACCTGCCTGGAGGCTCTCCCGTGACCGGTCCCGGCCATCACAACCTGTCCACCCTCTCGCCCTCCCCCTTTGGAGGCGATATTGCATCCGCCGAGGACCGATCTTCCGACTCCCACGAGGCCCGTCTGCTCCCCGAGAACCACCCTCCCATGTACCTCTCTTCCATGAAGACCTCGGACGTGGTTGCTCTCATGCTCACTTCGGCAGCAACTTCCCACCCCACTCTCATCAAGCTGTGCACCAAGCTCATGCCCTACACCCCCAACGCGCTcatcaaggccattgtctACTCGCTGTACTGCGGCGGCGCCAACCACGCTGAGGTCGTCGAGACcggcaagaagctgctggatcgAGGCTTTGGCAACATGATGCTGTCCTACTCCGTTGAGGACGCCGAGGGAGGAGACTCTGCCAACGCTCTGATGGACTCTGCCGTTGATTCCATCATCGAGTCCATTGACAATGTCCTGGTCAAGTACGCTCACGAgtccgagaagaagaccggCAAGTCCATCACCGGCTTTGTGGCTCTCAAGCCCACCGGTCTGATGAAGAACGCCACCGCCATTCTCCGAAACCACGACAAGCCCGAGTACGCCGAGCAGTGGAAGCAGTACCTCGCCGTGTGCCGAAAGATCTGCCGACACGCTGCCGAGAACGGTGAGGGCAAGGTTGGAATTGTTTTTgacgccgagaagaaggttCTCCAGCCCGGTGTCTACGCTGCCCAGCGAGCCATGATGCAGGAGTTCAACGTCAACGGAGCCGTCCCCGTGATTGGCACCATCCAGATGTACCTCCAGGACTCCATTATTCAGCTGCAGGACGACATTTCTCACGCCGCTGCCAACGGATACCAGATCGGCATGAAGCTGGTGCGAGGAGCCTACATCCACTCCGAGCCCGACCGATGGACCACTATTCACCGAACCAAGGAGGACTCTGACATTTCTTACAACCGAGGCGTGGCTCTGTGCCTCGACGGCATCATCCCCGATATCCAGTCCGGCACCCACCACTCTGCTGTTGGTAAGCTGATTGTCGCTTCCCACAACGAGTGCTccatggctctggctgccCACAGACTGTCTGCTGACCTCACTcccgagcagctcgagtCCCAGGACAAGGTCATCTTCGCCCAGCTCATGGGCATGGCTGAGGATCTGGGTGAGGAGCTCGCTCACCGAGGCTACAAGGTGCTCAAGTACGTGCCTTGGGGTCCCGTTaacgagaccaaggacTACCTGGTGCGACGAATGGAGGAGAACGGCGACACTCTTTCCGATGGCGGCATGACTGTTGCTTTCCAGTGTGCCACCGAGCTTGCCAAGCGACTGGTGAAGTAA
- a CDS encoding uncharacterized protein (Truncated form of YALI0B09603g, similar to Saccharomyces cerevisiae YAP1802 (YGR241C) and YAP1801 (YHR161C); ancestral locus Anc_5.84, weakly similar to uniprot|P38856 Saccharomyces cerevisiae YHR161c YAP1801 Yeast Adaptor Protein member of AP180 protein family) yields MSCISRRLDDSAYSVVFKSHILLHIMIREGPPNSVLKYLKRHPNMLDCQGIRRQRGGGLDGGSEASVEGLLRYNNYLQVRALRFDEQKGDYVRPKYLHRDDDLKFLSVEKGLLKECQSILDQLLALLKCRYYEEELNEDTLLTAFRLLVEDVLVLYETLNQGVINVLEHYFEMSRYDAEKALKIYQKFVKITSQVVSYLKTAKQMEYATKIHVPNIKHAPTSLADSLEDYLNDPDFDLIRRQYLAEKEARETEKRGNGYRKSSDATVRGSGVDRTASQRRSVSQPSPSEAAAAQQIQQQALQQQQQQYQQQQFQQPTQMQQPLVDLFGPSGIQMQETSIQMDTQAAILQQQQQQAQQQAALQQQQAQQQAMAQQQAQQQAQQQAMAQQQAQQQALAQQQAQQQAQQQAQQQAQQQQQQQFGHNPWGPPQQPQQQMFQQQPQQQQQNTIIPVQQQQPLLQQQTTGSNPFRKSMLQQPMQQQPMQQQPMHQQPMQQQPMQQQNMQQQHTGGHNPFGSLSRAPSTSSTLYSISEPTTTPTSPAMTAPNASVAASPASVASSSASMPAGHLIQQTTGTNPFASGGMAVSQAPMMQQNNGFGQQQQQPLVQQLTQQTTGYNPFRKSMAQQQFQTPMYNPSFGGLEQLQTNPVFPQTQHAQQQQQQQQQFGF; encoded by the coding sequence ATGAGCTGCATTTCGCGGCGACTAGACGACTCCGCATACTCGGTGGTGTTCAAGTCGCATATTCTGCTGCACATTATGATCCGAGAAGGTCCCCCCAACTCGGTACTCAAGTACCTCAAACGACACCCCAACATGCTCGATTGCCAAGGTATTCGACGACAACGAGGCGGAGGGCTTGATGGTGGCTCTGAGGCATCCGTTGAGGGTCTTCTTCGCTACAACAACTATCTCCAAGTGCGAGCGTTGCGATTTGACGAACAAAAGGGCGACTACGTAAGACCCAAGTATCTCCACCGAGATGACGATCTCAAATTTCTGTCTGTTGAGAAGGGCCTGCTCAAGGAGTGCCAGTCAATTCTCGACCAGCTTCTGGCCCTGCTCAAGTGCCGATACTACGAAGAGGAACTGAACGAAGACACTCTTCTGACGGCGTTCCGTCTGCTGGTGGAAGATGTACTCGTGCTCTACGAAACGCTCAACCAGGGCGTCATCAACGTGCTGGAGCACTACTTTGAAATGTCGCGATACGATGCCGAAAAGGCGCTCAAAATCTACCAAAAGTTTGTCAAAATCACGTCGCAGGTGGTGTCATACCTCAAGACCGCCAAGCAGATGGAGTACGCTACCAAGATCCATGTACCCAACATCAAGCACGCGCCTACCTCGCTGGCAGACTCGTTGGAGGACTATCTGAACGACCCCGACTTTGATCTCATTCGACGACAGTATCtggctgagaaggaggcccGGGAGACCGAGAAGCGAGGAAATGGCTACAGAAAGTCGTCTGATGCCACTGTTCGTGGCAGCGGAGTAGACCGAACTGCTTCCCAGCGACGTTCTGTGTCCCAGCCCTCTCCCTCAGAGGCCGCCGCTGCTCAGCAGATTCAACAGCAGGCTctacagcagcagcaacagcagtatcagcagcagcagttccaGCAGCCCACTCAGATGCAGCAGCCCTTGGTGGACCTGTTTGGACCTTCCGGAATCCAGATGCAGGAGACCAGTATACAGATGGACACCCAGGCAGCGATtttgcagcagcagcagcagcaggcccaACAACAGGCCGctctccagcaacaacaagcccagcagcaggctaTGGCTCAACAGCaggctcagcagcaggctcagcaacaggctatggctcagcagcaggctcaaCAGCAGGCTCTGGCCCAGCAACaagcccagcagcaggctcagcagcaggctcagcagcaggctcaacaacagcaacagcagcagtttggCCACAACCCCTGGGGTCCTCCacagcagcctcagcagcagatgttccagcaacagcctcagcagcaacagcagaacACAATCATCCCcgttcagcagcagcagccctTGTTGCAACAGCAGACTACTGGTTCCAACCCCTTCAGAAAGTCCAtgctccagcagcccaTGCAGCAACAGCCCATGCAGCAACAGCCCATGCATCAACAGCCCATGCAGCAACAACcgatgcagcagcagaacatgcagcagcagcacacTGGAGGCCACAACCCGTTCGGATCGCTGTCTAGAGCGccctccacctcgtccaCTCTCTACTCTATTTCTGAACCCACTACGACGCCGACGTCTCCTGCTATGACTGCCCCTAACGCCTCTGTGGCTGCTTCTCCGGCCTCTGTGGCTTcgtcctcggcctccatgCCTGCCGGTCATCTCATTCAGCAGACCACAGGCACCAACCCGTTTGCATCTGGCGGCATGGCCGTGTCTCAGGCTCCCATGATGCAGCAGAACAACGGttttggccagcagcagcagcagcctctgGTTCAGCAGCTGACGCAACAGACTACCGGATATAACCCCTTCCGAAAGTCCatggcccagcagcagtttcaGACGCCCATGTACAACCCTTCGTTTGGTGGCctggagcagctgcagaCCAACCCCGTGTTCCCTCAGACCCAGCatgcccagcagcaacagcagcagcagcaacagttTGGTTTCTAG